From a single Triplophysa rosa linkage group LG1, Trosa_1v2, whole genome shotgun sequence genomic region:
- the lsp1b gene encoding lymphocyte-specific protein 1 isoform X3, translated as MLTAQRSLEDTEEIERERRRRARASSSAEPQSTVTPQDTPHNAQSLDNHGQNDLVPRSPQSFEEDEGFSDWTQQLSRRKQRQMAQVDVEPHLNGSHHSKLQLCSSSAQSKLYQNDADMCDTTTFKQTRSPLSNQKNLDEGDDEDDVREKERMDNIHTETKEKEFRRWCEEEENPGRMKDNESWRRENQRCDMDEKGMEKKAEMKISFTSTILLQQNGRINSTNGHDGRQINERSRRSMDSPVDSADLCTSESVSEDVFVRSSEENHQPRDTGDQVQRWMIEEERDRRRRDVMEKLKRLSISSGDPEEPFSPLSPKSPAYMTEGEECHSEGSSSIAERTESLNRSIKKRNSIKKTQPPTIISKLDGRLEQYNHAVEESSKEGNAAKQPLMDVPTPEEPVSARKTLFEAGEAWNQASGKTTPSKDTEGMKVGVADLINQWVKGNSDVSCKSPSSKTSQDVKAGEVHNIKSMWENMGETSPQDEPHGKGYGGKKYKFVVSGHGKYEKVLIEDDKN; from the exons ACAGAGTCTGGACAATCA TGGTCAAAATGATCTGGTTCCACGTTCTCCACAATCTTTTGAAGAAGACGAAGGCTTCAGTGATTGGACACAACAGCTGAGTAGGCGAAAGCAGAGACAAATGGCGCAAGTGGATGTAGAACCACATTTAAATGGCTCCCATCACTCGAAACTCCAACTGTGTTCCAGCTCTGCTCAAAGTAAACTGTATCAAAATGACGCTGACATGTGTGACACAACCACATTTAAACAGACCCGATCACCCCTTTCAAATCAGAAAAACCTAGATGAGGGTGACGATGAGGATGATGTccgagagaaagaaagaatggaTAACATTCACACAGAGACGAAAGAGAAAGAGTTCAGGCGATGGTGTGAAGAGGAGGAGAATCCAGGAAGAATGAAAGACAATGAGTCCTGGAGAAGAGAAAACCAGAGATGTGATATGGATGAGAAA GGTATGGAAAAGAAGGCAGAGATGAAGATATCCTTCACCTCGACAATCCTCCTCCAACAGAATGGGAGAATAAACAGCACTAATGGACACGATGGGAggcaaataaatgaaag GTCACGGAGAAGCATGGACTCTCCAGTCGATTCGGCAGATCTCTGCACATCAGAGAG TGTGTCCGAGGATGTGTTTGTAAGGAGCAGTGAAGAGAATCATCAGCCCAGAGATACAGGAGATCAGGTACAGAGATGGATGAtagaagaggagagagacaggaggagGAGGGATGTGATGGAGAAGCTGAAGAGGTTAAGTATATCCAGCGGCGATCCAGAGGAGCCTTTCAGTCCTCTCAGCCCCAAGAGTCCCGCCTACATg ACTGAGGGTGAGGAGTGTCACTCAGAAGGTTCAAGTTCG ATCGCCGAGAGGACTGAGTCTCTAAACCGGTCTATTAAAAAAAG AAACAGCATTaagaagacccaacctccaaccATCATCTCTAAACTAGATGGCAGATTGGAGCAGTACAACCATGCTGTTGAG GAGAGCAGTAAGGAAGGAAATGCAGCCAAGCAACCACTAATGGATGTCCCGACACCAGAAGAACCTGTATCAGCTCGGAAGACACTGTTTGAGGCAGGGGAAGCCTGGAATCAAGCTTCAGGAAAGACCACACCCTCTAAG GACACAGAGGGAATGAAGGTGGGCGTGGCAGATCTAATTAACCAATGGGTTAAGGGAAACTCTGATGTCAGCTGCAAAAGCCCCTCCTCCAAAACA tctCAGGACGTTAAGGCTGGAGAGGtgcataacataaaatccatgTGGGAGAATATGGGAGAAACATCCCCTCAGGATGAACCACATGGAAAG GGATATggtggaaaaaaatacaaatttgttgTGAGTGGGCATGGAAAGTATGAGAAGGTCTTAATTGAGGATGACAAAAACTGA